One stretch of Pandoraea oxalativorans DNA includes these proteins:
- a CDS encoding inositol monophosphatase family protein, producing the protein MTSACRRPGQSGVEYALRTSGWGVAEYRCATIGLGFAALGFVDGYLEKHTSIRDIAAGSVICREAGLSVHARGAYHTGGQTIFAGTVELSTVAGRHLALD; encoded by the coding sequence GTGACGTCGGCGTGTCGCCGTCCAGGTCAGTCCGGTGTTGAATACGCGTTAAGGACGTCCGGCTGGGGCGTAGCCGAGTATCGGTGCGCCACCATCGGCCTTGGCTTCGCCGCGCTCGGCTTCGTCGATGGCTATCTCGAAAAGCACACAAGCATCCGGGATATCGCGGCTGGGTCGGTCATTTGCCGTGAAGCGGGGCTTAGTGTCCATGCGCGCGGGGCATATCACACGGGCGGTCAGACGATCTTCGCGGGGACCGTCGAATTGTCCACCGTGGCGGGCCGCCATCTCGCGCTCGACTAG
- the galE gene encoding UDP-glucose 4-epimerase GalE produces the protein MRGQTVLVTGGTGYIGSHTCVTLLEHGYDVVILDNLVNSCETVISRIAGICGRSPVFIQGDVCSAEVLDYVFRSFDISSVIHFAALKAVGESVKRPVDYYCNNVGGILTLARAMRAHGVHDLVFSSSAAVYGNPERIPIDESCALSAVSPYGQTKLFAEAMLRDAARADSAWRIAVLRYFNPVGAHDSGSIGEDTVGAPNNLMPFVTRVALGQESKLKVYGGDWNTVDGTGMRDYVHVMDVAQGHLMALDALRRLDRGFTVNLGAGRGYTVLQLVKAFENTCGRRVPYELAPRRDGDVACCFASTSLARRLIGWEARHGIERMCRDHWRWQVNNPTGYR, from the coding sequence ATGCGTGGACAGACTGTGCTTGTCACGGGCGGCACCGGGTATATCGGTTCGCACACCTGTGTGACGCTGCTGGAGCATGGCTACGATGTGGTCATCCTCGACAATCTCGTCAACAGTTGCGAGACGGTGATCTCCCGCATTGCCGGCATCTGTGGACGCTCGCCGGTGTTCATCCAGGGGGACGTGTGTTCTGCCGAAGTCCTCGACTATGTGTTCAGGTCATTCGACATCTCGTCGGTGATTCACTTCGCGGCGCTCAAGGCCGTGGGCGAGTCGGTGAAACGCCCGGTCGACTACTACTGCAATAACGTTGGCGGCATATTGACGTTGGCTCGGGCCATGCGCGCGCATGGCGTTCACGATCTCGTCTTCAGTTCGTCCGCCGCGGTGTACGGCAATCCCGAACGGATTCCCATCGACGAGTCATGCGCGCTGTCCGCCGTGAGTCCTTATGGGCAAACGAAGCTGTTCGCGGAGGCCATGCTGCGCGATGCGGCACGCGCCGATTCCGCATGGCGCATTGCCGTGCTGAGGTACTTCAATCCTGTGGGTGCGCATGATAGCGGCAGCATCGGCGAAGACACCGTTGGCGCACCGAACAACCTGATGCCCTTCGTTACCCGGGTGGCCCTGGGCCAGGAGTCCAAGCTCAAGGTCTACGGTGGCGACTGGAACACCGTGGACGGCACGGGCATGCGCGACTATGTCCATGTGATGGATGTGGCGCAAGGCCACTTGATGGCGCTCGACGCGTTGAGGCGTCTCGACCGCGGATTCACGGTCAATCTGGGTGCCGGGCGAGGCTACACCGTTCTGCAACTCGTCAAGGCGTTCGAGAACACGTGTGGCCGGAGAGTGCCGTACGAGCTTGCGCCGAGACGCGACGGCGACGTTGCCTGCTGTTTCGCGTCAACGTCGCTCGCACGCCGCCTGATCGGATGGGAAGCCAGACACGGCATCGAGCGGATGTGCCGCGACCACTGGCGCTGGCAGGTGAACAACCCGACCGGCTATCGCTAG